In Brachypodium distachyon strain Bd21 chromosome 2, Brachypodium_distachyon_v3.0, whole genome shotgun sequence, one genomic interval encodes:
- the LOC100845487 gene encoding RING-H2 finger protein ATL67-like → MSFVDSLSSLGLGYAIAIALGFLVLLASLLLASYFCFRRGVGSAASEGTVHSGRHAASSASSSGHISITVPRFVFVAEDDSPGSSSRGAGAAAASSPVGLDPAVIASFPKTPFSRAAAGANAEAACSICLCEYREGEMQRVMPECRHAFHLMCLDAWLRRSASCPVCRSSPIPTPAATPLSELATPLSELVPLSQYAADRRRRR, encoded by the coding sequence ATGTCTTTCGTCGACTCGCTCTCCTCGCTCGGGCTCGGCTACGCCATCGCCATCGCGCTCGgcttcctcgtcctcctcgcgtccctcctcctcgcctcctaCTTCTGCTTCCGCCGCGGcgtggggtcggcggcgagcgaggGGACGGTCCACTCGGGGCGCcacgcggcctcctccgcctccagctcGGGCCACATCTCCATCACCGTGCCCCGCTTCGTCTTCGTCGCGGAGGACGACTCCCcaggctcctcctcccggggcgcgggtgccgcggcggcgtcctcgcCCGTCGGGCTCGACCCCGCCGTGATCGCCTCCTTCCCCAAGACGCCCTTCTCCAGGGCCGCCGCGGGGGCCAACGCCGAGGCCGCCTGCTCGATCTGCCTCTGCGAGTACCGGGAGGGCGAGATGCAGCGCGTGATGCCCGAGTGCCGCCACGCGTTCCACCTCATGTGCCTCGACGCCTGGCTGCGCCGGAGCGCGTCCTGCCCCGTCTGCCGCTCCTCGCCTATccccacccccgccgccaccccgctcTCTGAGCTCGCTACCCCGCTCTCCGAGCTCGTCCCGCTGTCTCAGTACGCCgctgaccgccgccgccgcaggtga